One genomic window of Gossypium hirsutum isolate 1008001.06 chromosome D11, Gossypium_hirsutum_v2.1, whole genome shotgun sequence includes the following:
- the LOC107926751 gene encoding protein NDL1 codes for MGDSSDSVSIAIDMVPFGGKEFLVKTSRGSLSVFVCGDQEKPALITYPDVALNYMSCFQGLFFCPDAASLLLHNFCIYHIDAPGHELGANVISPDVPLLSVDDLADQVAEVLDFFGLTRVLCLGVTAGAYILTLFAMKYNERVLGLILVSPVCKAPTWTEWLYNKVLMNLLYFYGMCGVLKECLLQRYFSKELRYGMHGAESEVIQACLRLLDERQSPNVMRFLQAINRRHDLTDDLKKLKCKTLIFVGESSPFHAESVHMSDKIGRKNCTLVEVKACGSLVTEEHPLAMLVPIEFFLMGFGFQRQPHFASSSSNGSNPSSPSSHSCIAPELLSPEGLGIKLKPIKTRADIEI; via the exons ATGGGTGATTCAAGTGACTCAGTATCCATTGCGATTGATATGGTTCCTTTTGGAGGGAAG GAGTTTTTGGTGAAAACAAGTAGAGGTTCTCTATCTGTTTTTGTTTGTGGCGATCAAGAGAAACCCGCTTTAATAACCTACCCAGATGTTGCTCTTAACT ACATGTCTTGTTTCCAAGGCCTATTCTTTTGCCCTGATGCCGCTTCGTTGTTGCTTCATAACTTTTGTATTTACCACATTGATGCCCCAGGGCACGAG TTAGGAGCAAATGTGATCTCTCCGGATGTTCCGTTGCTTAGTGTGGATGACTTAGCAGATCAGGTTGCTGAAGTTCTTGATTTCTTTGG GCTGACAAGAGTTCTATGCTTGGGTGTAACAGCCGGGGCTTACATCCTTACACTATTTGCA ATGAAATATAATGAGAGAGTGCTTGGATTAATTCTCGTCTCTCCTGTTTGCAAAGCCCCTACATGGACTGAATGGCTCTACAACAAG GTGTTGATGAACTTGTTGTACTTCTATGGTATGTGTGGTGTATTAAAAGAATGCCTTCTTCAGCGATATTTCAGTAAG GAACTCAGGTATGGTATGCATGGTGCAGAGTCTGAGGTCATCCAAGCTTGCCTGAGA TTACTGGATGAAAGGCAGAGTCCGAATGTTATGCGCTTTCTTCAAGCAATTAATAG GAGACATGACCTTACAGATGACTTGAAGAAATTGAAGTGTAAGACACTTATTTTTGTCGGTGAAAGCAGTCCATTCCATGCAGAATCTGTGCATATGAGTGACAAAATTGGAAGAAAGAATTGCACTCTTGTTGAG GTTAAAGCATGTGGCTCATTGGTAACAGAAGAGCACCCATTGGCCATGCTGGTCCCAATTGAATTCTTTCTAATGGGATTTGGTTTCCAAAGACAACCACATTTTGCTTCATCATCAAGCAATGGTTCAAACCCTTCAAGTCCATCAAGCCATTCCTGCATAGCTCCTGAACTTCTCTCCCCTGAGGGTCTAGGGATCAAGCTCAAACCAATCAAAACCCGTGCAGATATTGAAATTTGA